From Streptomyces sp. CMB-StM0423, a single genomic window includes:
- a CDS encoding response regulator transcription factor yields MRVVIAEDNVLLSSGLELLLDSQGFEVAAVAADARGFLAAVGTHRPDVTIVDVRLPPTFRDEGIRAAVRARRDHPALPVLVLSQYVEQDYAGRLLADTRGGIGYLLKDRVSRVAEFTDALRRVAGGGTAMDPEVVAQLLAARGDPVGALTAREREVLALMAEGHDNATIARRLVITANAVHKHIGNVFLKLGLAPGDSGHRRVRAVLAHLRRQRALDGERATLET; encoded by the coding sequence GTGCGCGTAGTGATCGCCGAGGACAACGTCCTGCTCTCGTCCGGGCTGGAACTGCTGCTCGACTCCCAGGGCTTCGAGGTCGCCGCCGTCGCGGCCGACGCCCGCGGCTTCCTCGCCGCCGTCGGCACCCACCGCCCCGACGTCACCATCGTGGACGTACGCCTGCCCCCGACCTTCCGCGACGAGGGCATCCGGGCCGCGGTACGCGCCCGCCGCGACCATCCGGCGCTGCCCGTCCTGGTCCTGTCGCAGTACGTGGAGCAGGACTACGCGGGCCGCCTCCTCGCCGACACCCGCGGCGGCATCGGGTACCTGCTCAAGGACCGCGTCAGCCGCGTCGCGGAGTTCACCGACGCGCTCCGCCGGGTGGCCGGCGGCGGCACGGCCATGGACCCCGAGGTCGTCGCCCAGCTCCTCGCCGCGCGCGGCGACCCCGTCGGCGCCCTCACGGCACGGGAGCGCGAAGTCCTCGCGCTCATGGCCGAGGGCCACGACAACGCGACCATCGCCCGGCGGCTCGTCATCACCGCCAACGCCGTGCACAAGCACATCGGCAACGTCTTCCTCAAACTCGGCCTGGCCCCCGGCGACAGCGGCCACCGCCGCGTCCGCGCCGTCCTGGCCCACCTGCGCAGGCAACGGGCCCTGGACGGGGAGCGGGCTACGCTCGAAACGTGA
- a CDS encoding TerD family protein, translating to MITLTKDDEPADLAGVTHLSIGVSWDPTVGSSGGIMGKLRQTKGTDLDLIAIAMAGSDPVRLAGLDSLDPMGNGAIVHSGDNQTGKGDGDDETVTVEFSRIPGQITAIVFVAAAYKKGSSFQKARNISFKVYDASGGSTQQVADIWPSLLTTDNGCAVAKATRSGETWRLQVINETGKIKQGNEHSLMRFAAGK from the coding sequence ATGATCACGCTTACGAAGGATGACGAACCGGCGGACCTGGCCGGGGTTACCCACCTGTCGATAGGGGTCTCCTGGGACCCCACGGTCGGGAGCAGCGGCGGCATCATGGGCAAGCTGCGCCAGACCAAGGGCACCGACCTCGACCTGATCGCCATCGCCATGGCGGGATCCGACCCGGTCCGGCTCGCCGGTCTCGACTCGCTGGACCCCATGGGCAACGGTGCGATCGTGCACAGCGGCGACAACCAGACCGGCAAGGGCGACGGCGACGACGAGACGGTCACCGTCGAGTTCTCCCGGATCCCGGGCCAGATCACGGCCATCGTCTTCGTCGCCGCCGCCTACAAGAAGGGCAGCAGCTTCCAGAAGGCCCGCAACATCAGCTTCAAGGTGTACGACGCCTCCGGCGGCAGCACCCAGCAGGTCGCCGACATCTGGCCCAGCCTGCTCACCACCGACAACGGCTGCGCCGTCGCCAAGGCCACCCGCTCCGGTGAGACCTGGCGGCTCCAGGTGATCAACGAGACCGGCAAGATCAAGCAGGGCAACGAGCACTCGCTCATGCGCTTCGCCGCAGGCAAGTAG
- a CDS encoding BTAD domain-containing putative transcriptional regulator, producing MEFRLLGPFEAVRDGVPVSLSRRRQERLLLAVLLLAPGRAVAAGRLAELLWDGGGARGTLHTYVSRLRVALRPYGVRIVTRGDGYAAEPGGWRTDAAEFAERARAATALRDPAERLRRTEEALALWRGELLDGLADGELRARLGTELAELRLGALEQRAEDRLHTGRDGARDGGGALAAELRPLVARYPLRERLVAALMTALYRAGRQAEALDVYRTTRLALAAELGVAPGPALRDVHAKVLSADPALDQPPLPAYAVQVRDVRLPLHTSGQPALEFCNTWAGWDGARAAGAEWLTGYRALAVWAGHLGLLEDWLVTQLLKQAEQQPAAALEALAEARELRTAMHGCFVDPADRRAFKQVARTAEAAARAAEFHRDEDGLGRWRLPASTGLRLPVLAVARSAADLLADPQRFTVTACPSPDCGWLFLDAPGRRRWCSLGTCAAREGAGCLD from the coding sequence TTGGAGTTCCGCCTGCTCGGGCCCTTCGAGGCGGTACGCGACGGCGTCCCCGTCTCGCTGAGCCGGCGGCGCCAGGAGCGGCTGCTGCTCGCGGTGCTGCTGCTCGCCCCGGGGCGTGCGGTGGCCGCCGGGCGGCTGGCGGAGCTGCTGTGGGACGGGGGCGGCGCGCGGGGCACGCTGCACACCTACGTCAGCCGGCTGCGGGTGGCGCTCCGGCCGTACGGGGTGCGCATCGTGACCCGCGGCGACGGGTACGCCGCCGAGCCGGGCGGGTGGCGCACCGACGCCGCCGAGTTCGCCGAACGGGCCCGGGCCGCCACCGCGCTGCGCGACCCCGCCGAGCGGCTGCGCCGTACCGAGGAGGCGCTGGCCCTGTGGCGCGGGGAACTCCTCGACGGGCTCGCCGACGGCGAACTCCGCGCCCGGCTCGGCACGGAGCTGGCCGAACTCCGCCTCGGCGCCCTGGAGCAGCGCGCCGAGGACCGGCTGCACACCGGCCGCGACGGGGCCCGCGACGGCGGCGGCGCCCTCGCCGCAGAACTCCGGCCCCTGGTCGCCCGCTACCCCCTCCGTGAACGGCTCGTCGCCGCCCTGATGACCGCCCTCTACCGCGCCGGCCGCCAGGCCGAAGCCCTCGACGTCTACCGCACCACCCGCCTCGCCCTCGCCGCCGAACTGGGCGTCGCACCCGGCCCCGCCCTCCGCGACGTACACGCCAAGGTGCTCAGCGCCGACCCCGCGCTCGACCAGCCGCCGCTGCCCGCGTACGCCGTCCAGGTCCGGGACGTACGCCTGCCGCTGCACACCAGCGGCCAGCCCGCCCTGGAGTTCTGCAACACCTGGGCCGGCTGGGACGGCGCCCGCGCGGCCGGCGCGGAGTGGCTGACCGGCTACCGGGCGCTCGCCGTGTGGGCCGGGCACCTCGGGCTGCTGGAGGACTGGCTGGTCACCCAGCTCCTCAAGCAGGCGGAACAGCAGCCCGCCGCCGCGCTGGAGGCGCTGGCGGAGGCCCGCGAGCTGCGTACCGCGATGCACGGCTGCTTCGTCGACCCGGCCGACCGGCGCGCCTTCAAGCAGGTCGCGCGCACGGCGGAAGCCGCCGCCCGGGCCGCGGAGTTCCACCGCGACGAGGACGGCCTCGGCCGCTGGCGGCTGCCCGCCTCGACGGGCCTGCGGCTGCCGGTGCTGGCGGTCGCCCGCAGCGCCGCCGACCTGCTCGCCGACCCGCAGCGCTTCACGGTGACGGCGTGCCCGTCACCGGACTGCGGCTGGCTGTTCCTCGACGCCCCGGGCCGCCGCCGCTGGTGCTCCCTGGGCACGTGCGCGGCCCGGGAGGGCGCGGGGTGCCTCGACTGA
- a CDS encoding serine hydrolase domain-containing protein: MDSTRQKTTARRRRIGGRRWPAVAAAVLVAACAAGAVPLPADAHEDARDDAHRTTRPGYGRDELRRDTDALRALGITGVQARVTAGPGRNLVATSGVADVGTHRPVPRNGYFRMASTGKALVATVVLQLAGEGKLSLDDTVDRRLPGLVAGNGNDGRLITVRHLLQHTAGLHDDLPGFATPREYYEHRYDTYTPRQVVARAMKHRPDFPPGTGWGYSNTGYVLLDMIIEKVTGRPWHEEVEARILAPLGMDRTYLPGGTPTPRSPHARAYQVFPSGERVDVTKVLVPDPGGYVSTTADVNRFLRALLGGGLLPRARLAEMRETVPVGEELAEFWPGGRYGLGLVERPLSCGGSYWGHGGGEAGYITVNGATGDGRRAVTVSMSAALGDSHDSMLRQERVAGELVDRALCDTGGRGQ; this comes from the coding sequence ATGGATTCCACCCGCCAGAAGACGACAGCGCGGCGGCGCCGCATCGGCGGACGACGGTGGCCGGCGGTCGCCGCGGCCGTCCTCGTCGCCGCCTGCGCGGCCGGCGCCGTACCACTGCCCGCCGACGCACACGAAGACGCACGCGACGACGCACACCGAACGACCAGGCCCGGCTACGGCCGCGACGAGCTGCGCCGCGACACCGACGCCCTCCGGGCCCTGGGCATCACCGGCGTCCAGGCCCGCGTGACCGCCGGACCCGGCCGGAACCTGGTCGCCACCAGCGGCGTCGCCGACGTGGGTACGCACCGGCCGGTGCCCCGCAACGGCTACTTCCGGATGGCCAGCACCGGCAAGGCGCTCGTCGCCACCGTGGTCCTGCAACTGGCCGGCGAGGGCAAACTGTCGCTCGACGACACGGTCGACCGCAGGCTGCCCGGCCTGGTGGCCGGCAACGGCAACGACGGCCGCCTGATCACCGTCCGCCATCTCCTCCAGCACACCGCCGGCCTCCACGACGACCTCCCCGGCTTCGCCACCCCGCGGGAGTACTACGAGCACCGGTACGACACCTACACCCCCCGGCAGGTCGTCGCCCGCGCGATGAAGCACCGCCCGGACTTCCCGCCCGGCACCGGGTGGGGCTACTCCAACACCGGCTACGTACTGCTCGACATGATCATCGAGAAGGTCACGGGCCGCCCGTGGCACGAGGAGGTCGAGGCCAGGATCCTGGCACCGCTCGGGATGGACCGCACCTACCTGCCGGGCGGCACGCCCACCCCGCGCAGCCCGCACGCCCGTGCGTACCAGGTCTTCCCGTCCGGCGAACGCGTGGACGTCACGAAGGTGCTCGTCCCCGACCCCGGCGGCTACGTCTCCACCACCGCGGACGTCAACCGCTTCCTCCGGGCGCTGCTCGGGGGCGGGTTGCTGCCGCGGGCGCGGCTGGCCGAGATGCGGGAGACGGTCCCGGTCGGCGAGGAGCTGGCGGAGTTCTGGCCGGGCGGGCGCTACGGCCTCGGCCTCGTCGAACGCCCGCTGTCCTGCGGCGGCAGCTACTGGGGCCACGGCGGCGGCGAAGCCGGCTACATCACCGTGAACGGCGCCACCGGCGACGGCCGTCGGGCCGTCACCGTCTCGATGTCCGCCGCGCTGGGGGACTCACACGACAGCATGCTCCGGCAGGAGCGGGTCGCGGGCGAACTCGTCGACCGCGCGCTGTGCGACACCGGCGGCAGGGGGCAGTAG
- a CDS encoding sensor histidine kinase, which translates to MRSPTLSPYAGGQAPRAPAAPVLLRAVSARCTAAWRAGRYLLHTLATAVATLAAAPLLCVPSRAQRRAERHRRRAGALLGQPVEPHSRAAVRNLRWLVTQVGTGLPAGGLALLLLGALFLTPVITVLWWAFPSPPWLPLMSVHLTDWGTALPHGLLNVVGLAALAAAALPPLARAHARCCLAVLAPSPAEHLVERVTELTRTRTDVLQAHSAELRRIERDLHDGTQARLVAIAMRLAVAGERFAADPAGAALLVRQAHAETEDAMTELRSVIRTIYPPVLADQGLPGALRTLATRAGVPTRVETGPLGEVPAAVEAVAYFAVTEALANVARHSGASRASVRVTRQAALLRTVIADDGAGGADAARGSGLDGMRRRAAALDGSLDISSPPGGPTVVTVELPCA; encoded by the coding sequence GTGCGGTCTCCGACACTCTCCCCGTACGCCGGCGGGCAGGCACCCCGCGCGCCCGCCGCGCCCGTCCTCCTGCGCGCCGTCAGCGCCCGCTGCACCGCCGCGTGGCGCGCCGGCCGCTACCTGCTGCACACCCTCGCCACGGCCGTGGCGACCCTCGCCGCCGCGCCGCTGCTCTGCGTTCCGTCGCGTGCGCAGCGCCGGGCGGAGCGGCACCGACGGCGCGCCGGGGCGCTGCTGGGGCAGCCCGTCGAGCCGCACTCCCGCGCCGCCGTCCGCAACCTGAGGTGGCTCGTGACCCAGGTCGGCACGGGCCTGCCCGCGGGCGGCCTCGCCCTGCTCCTCCTGGGCGCCCTGTTCCTCACCCCGGTGATCACGGTGCTGTGGTGGGCCTTTCCCTCGCCGCCGTGGCTGCCCCTGATGAGCGTGCACCTCACCGACTGGGGCACCGCGCTGCCGCACGGCCTGCTGAACGTCGTGGGCCTGGCGGCCCTGGCCGCGGCCGCCCTCCCGCCGCTCGCCCGCGCGCACGCCCGCTGCTGTCTCGCGGTCCTGGCGCCCTCGCCCGCGGAACACCTGGTCGAACGCGTCACGGAGCTGACCCGGACCCGTACGGACGTGCTCCAGGCGCACAGCGCCGAACTCCGCCGCATCGAACGGGACCTGCACGACGGCACCCAGGCGCGGCTCGTGGCCATCGCGATGCGGCTCGCCGTGGCGGGGGAGCGCTTCGCGGCCGACCCCGCCGGGGCCGCCCTGCTGGTGCGGCAGGCGCACGCCGAGACCGAGGACGCGATGACCGAGCTGCGCTCCGTCATCCGCACCATCTACCCGCCGGTGCTGGCCGACCAGGGACTGCCCGGCGCGCTCAGGACGCTGGCCACCAGGGCTGGGGTGCCGACCCGCGTCGAGACCGGCCCGCTCGGCGAGGTCCCGGCGGCGGTCGAGGCGGTCGCGTACTTCGCCGTCACCGAGGCGCTGGCGAACGTCGCCCGGCACAGCGGCGCCTCCCGCGCGTCGGTACGCGTCACGCGCCAAGCCGCGCTGCTGCGTACGGTGATCGCCGACGACGGGGCCGGCGGCGCCGACGCCGCCCGCGGCTCCGGCCTCGACGGCATGCGCCGCCGGGCCGCCGCCCTGGACGGCTCGCTGGACATCAGCAGCCCGCCGGGCGGGCCGACCGTCGTCACCGTGGAGCTGCCGTGCGCGTAG